In Solidesulfovibrio sp., one DNA window encodes the following:
- a CDS encoding 4Fe-4S dicluster domain-containing protein has translation MENESQRTALRPVVHIDHARCLGCGQCLTSCPHRALTISRGLVVLADESRCDGVGRCLGHCSADALSLRTRPAVPFASATGGRQ, from the coding sequence ATGGAAAATGAGAGTCAACGGACGGCCCTGCGCCCGGTCGTGCACATCGACCACGCGCGTTGCCTGGGCTGCGGCCAGTGTCTGACCAGCTGTCCGCATCGGGCGCTGACCATCAGCCGGGGGCTGGTCGTGCTGGCTGACGAATCCCGGTGCGACGGAGTGGGGCGCTGCCTTGGCCATTGCAGCGCCGACGCCCTCTCGCTGCGCACCCGGCCGGCAGTGCCGTTTGCTTCAGCAACCGGCGGCCGGCAATGA